In Fusarium oxysporum f. sp. lycopersici 4287 chromosome 6, whole genome shotgun sequence, a single window of DNA contains:
- a CDS encoding hypothetical protein (At least one base has a quality score < 10), with protein MVAVLLSDDNGYFAASGLRRSLSYSNFISSISPYSTTSHLSEHYKPASKTSAESNLSSAPSSPRTVHADSADLSYASTPATNPSIVSGYDGTIGLIESPTDHFIFPSFAQERLYAYPEIRPDIHYDDNPEPSPSPRTGDSYTVSPAEHEASEEACDDTSISETPEHEKSEHAEDDTAVSSRPSRQVDYLSNEWREEDIWSSWRYVVTWRKEFPNSARLENASWRAWMKTKNNLKTISPESLNWLKDCDVTWLYGPLQSGPKNLHPTHIESSSVSLSKADSLINLNKKPILKKRSMYEVMLQRSLSTASLLEQATAAVKAQKTRGIPQLHLGRSSTDYFACPFASYRLGGEKSSVAPSVTSSRIISSSFEQKHVHFNEQVEQCIAVEAKYDKDMVDDHYGFDSDLDDGVMIKRVKTKRRPISRHKTLKSKPAAEGKTIAMLPSTTLKYRENTPEPRQTAMKHSRSPLKSPYYSKETLRSAKKSDRSFSGEEDNDGSLDNALLSPRSGRASTPNANTNGDLSRSIPQGSLCKEPPGMRRTPSGIFTPYLESEIQSGDCVFGRVIDTANTARDIAHVIWNVGWKK; from the exons ATGGTTGCCGTTCTTCTATCAGATGACAACGGTTATTTTGCCGCGTCCGGCCTGCGACGCTCACTTTCTTATTCCAACTTTATCTCTTCGATTTCGCCATATTCCACCACTTCTCACCTGAGCGAGCATTACAAGCCTGCTTCTAAGACTTCCGCCGAATCCAACTTATCATCTGCTCCCTCGTCTCCCCGTACCGTCCACGCCGACTCGGCCGACCTTTCTTATGCATCTACTCCTGCCACCAACCCCTCTATTGTCTCTGGCTACGATGGCACCATTGGTCTTATTGAATCACCTACAGATCACTTCATATTTCCATCCTTTGCGCAAGAGAGGCTCTACGCTTACCCAGAGATCCGTCCTGATATCCACTACGATGATAACCCAGAGCCATCCCCCAGTCCCCGAACAGGTGACTCTTATACCGTCTCTCCTGCAGAACACGAGGCCTCTGAAGAGGCTTGTGATGATACATCAATATCCGAAACACCAGAGCACGAAAAATCCGAACATGCAGAGGATGACACTGCAGTCTCAAGTAGGCCGTCGCGCCAAGTCGATTATCTGTCCAATGAATGGAGAGAGGAGGATATCTGGTCCTCATGGCGATACGTTGTAACATGGAGGAAAGAGTTTCCAAACAGCGCTCGATTGGAAAATGCTTCTTGGAGGGCATGGATGAAGACCAAGAACAATCTCAAGACCATCTCGCCTGAGTCGCTTAATTG GCTCAAGGATTGTGATGTCACCTGGCTCTATGGCCCTCTGCAGTCGGGACCAAAGAACCTCCACCCTACCCACATAGAGTCCTCGAGTGTGTCGCTGTCAAAGGCCGACTCACTAatcaacctcaacaagaagcccattctgaagaagagaagcatgTATGAAGTTATGCTTCAGCGCTCGCTATCCACGGCCTCATTATTGGAGCAAGCCACCGCAGCTGTGAAGGCCCAGAAGACCCGAGGAATCCCCCAGCTCCACCTCGGTCGTTCGTCAACAGACTACTTCGCCTGCCCATTTGCATCATATCGATTGGGTGGAGAAAAGAGTAGCGTCGCTCCCTCGGTAACATCATCTAGAATCATTTCCTCCAGTTTTGAGCAAAAGCATGTTCATTTCAATGAGCAAGTTGAGCAGTGCATAGCTGTTGAAGCTAAGTATGATAAAGATATGGTCGATGACCACTACGGTTTTGATAGTGACTTGGATGACGGGGTTATGATAAAGCGAGTCAAAACCAAGAGGAGGCCAATATCCCGACACAAGACTTTGAAGTCAAAGCCAGCAGCTGAAGGAAAAACAATTGCGATGCTGCCTTCCACTACCCTCAAATACCGCGAAAACACTCCTGAGCCGCGACAAACTGCCATGAAGCACTCTCGAAGCCCGCTCAAGTCCCCTTACTATTCAAAAGAGACCCTGCGATCTGCCAAGAAGTCAGACAGGTCCTTTTCCGGGGAGGAAGATAATGATGGCAGCCTCGACAATGCGTTGTTGAGCCCCCGTTCAGGGCGGGCGTCAACCCCCAATGCGAATACCAATGGCGATCTGAGCAGGTCTATTCCACAGGGCAGCCTTTGTAAGGAGCCTCCGGGTATGCGACGCACCCCGTCTGGTATCTTTACGCCTTATCTGGAAAGTGAAATACAATCCGGGGATTGCGTATTTGGCCGCGTTATTGACACGGCCAACACTGCTCGCGATATCGCCCATGTTATCTGGAACGTTGGCTGGAAGAAGTAA